AAAGTGTATGACTTAACCGAGCGAGTACTGCCTGCAGACATTGATACCTCAACTCCAACCCCTAGCGAACATGCAAAGCACTTAATACTGTCCTATTTGAGAGCACATGGTTTGGGAACGGAGGCTGAGATGACTTATCAGCTCAAGGGGATAAAGCCACTAGTAAACACGGTGTTGAATGAAATGTGTGAGAGCGGAGAACTCGAGATTGTAATGGTGGATAGAGTTCGCTATTACACGACAGCTCAAGCGCTTTTACAGTTAAACCTTCGTTTAAATCGCAGACAGGCGGTGATCTTGTCTCCATTTGATAATCTTGTTATCCAGCGCAAGCGCATTGGTCATTTATTTAAGTTCGACTACTTGCTTGAGTGCTATGTCCCTGAAGCTAAACGTCAATACGGCTATTTCTGTTTACCAGTGCTTTGGAATGGCAAATTGGTGGCACGAATCGACGCCAAAGTTGACAGAAAACGTCATATATTCAGAGTATTGAAGACGCATATAGAGCCAAACCTTAAGCGCTACGAAGAGTTTCAAGCGGCTTTTGAAGTCGAGCTGCAATCTTTCGCCCAATTTAATGGTTGCCAGGTTATTGAGCGCTAGAAAATAGCTTTCTTTTTTCTTGTGGCTCACACTTTGTGGGCGTGATTGGGGCAGGTTTATTCGCTGTGCTCTAGTCTCGGTGTCAGACACACAACAAGAAAAGGAACTTCATGGCTAGATTGACAATACTTGCGACAG
This portion of the Vibrio sp. SCSIO 43136 genome encodes:
- a CDS encoding crosslink repair DNA glycosylase YcaQ family protein, whose amino-acid sequence is MQTLSLSQARKLALLSQCLPHKRSKSSSVKSSHAATLSAIERLGYVQIDTISVVERAHHHVLWSRNVDYLPNHLDDLVANKQVYEYWSHAAAYLPMKDFRFSLPRKEALKSGQQNHWYRKDQRLMDGVLQRIKAEGPLMAKDFDSPSHKVQGWGSKPTKQALESLFMQGDLMIRERSNFHKVYDLTERVLPADIDTSTPTPSEHAKHLILSYLRAHGLGTEAEMTYQLKGIKPLVNTVLNEMCESGELEIVMVDRVRYYTTAQALLQLNLRLNRRQAVILSPFDNLVIQRKRIGHLFKFDYLLECYVPEAKRQYGYFCLPVLWNGKLVARIDAKVDRKRHIFRVLKTHIEPNLKRYEEFQAAFEVELQSFAQFNGCQVIER